Sequence from the Schaalia sp. 19OD2882 genome:
ATCCGATCGTCTCCACCGACATCGTCGGCGACCCGCACTCCTCGATCTTCGATGCCACCGAGACCAAGGTCATCGGCGATCTCGTGAAGGTCCTGTCCTGGTACGACAACGAGTGGGGCTACTCCAACCGCCTCGTCGAGCTGGCCGCCCTGGTCGGTTCGAAGCTCGCCTGAGACCGGACGCACCGACTCCGGTGATCGACGTCGAGCGCCCGCACCCCACTTCGGGTGTGCGGGCGCTCGCGTCCGTCAAGACCGTGCGGGCACCGATGGCCCGCCCGCCCTACGAAAGGCTTGTCAAATGAAGACCATCGAGTCCTTGGGCGACCTGCGCGGAAAGCGCGTCCTGGTCCGCTCCGACTTCAACGTCCCCCTCAAGGACGGCGTGATCACCGACGACGGTCGCATCCGCGCCGCACTTCCCACCCTCAAGACCCTGCTCGCCGCGGGCGCCAAGGTGGTCGTCATGGCCCACTTGGGTCGCCCCAAGGGTGAGGTCAACCCCGACTTCTCACTTGCCCCGGTCGCCAAGCGCCTCGGAGAACTGGTCGAGGCCCCCGTCACCCTGGCCGAGGACGTGACCGGCCCCTCGGCCAAGGCCGTCGTGGAGGCCCTTGGCGAGGGCGAGATCGCCCTGCTGGAGAACGTCCGCTTCGACGCACGCGAAACCTCCAAGGTCGACGAGGAGCGCGCCGCCTTGGCCGCCGAATTCGCCGCCCTGGGTGACGCCTTCGTCTCTGACGGCTTCGGAGTCGTCCACCGCAAGCAGGCTTCCGTCTACGACATCGCCAAGCTGGTGCCGGCCGCCGCAGGTCTTCTGGTCCTCAAGGAGATCGAGTCGCTGCGCAAGGCCACCGAGAACCCGGAGCGCCCCTACGGCGTGGTCCTGGGCGGCTCGAAGGTCTCCGACAAGCTGGGTGTCATCGCGAACCTGCTGACCAAGGCCGACATGCTGTTCATCGGCGGCGGCATGGTCTACACCTTCCTGGCCGCCAAGGGCTACTCCGTGGGCACCTCCCTGCTGGAGCAGGACCAGATCGAGACCGTCAAGGGCTACATCGCCGAGGCCGCCGAACGCGGCGTCGACCTGGTGCTGCCCACCGACATCGTCGTGGCCCCCACCTTCGCGGCCGATGCGCCTGCGACCGTCGTGTCCGCGGACGCGATTCCGGACGACCAGATGGGTCTGGACATCGGCCCGGCCTCCCGGGAACTCTTCGCATCGAAGATCGCCGCCTGCAAGACGGTGGCCTGGAACGGCCCCATGGGCGTCTTCGAGTTCCCGACCTTCGCAGAGGGTACGAAGGCTGTGGCCAAGGCCCTGTCCGAGGGGGGCATGTTCTCGGTCATCGGCGGCGGCGACTCGGCGGCCGCAGTGCGCCTCCTCGGCTTCGACGAGGCCACCTTCTCCCACATCTCCACTGGCGGCGGTGCCTCCCTCGAGCTCCTCGAGGGCAAGGTCCTGCCCGGTATCGCAGTTCTGGAGGACTGAACAATGACACGCACCCCCCTGATGGCCGGCAACTGGAAGATGAACCTCGACCACCTCGAGGCCAACCACCTCGTCCAGGGCCTGGCAATGGAACTGCGGGACAACGACCACGACTTCGCCAAGTGCGAGGTCCTGGTGATCCCGCCTTTCACCGACATCCGCACCGTGCAGACCATCGTCGACGCGGACGAACTGGCCATCGAGTATGGCGCCCAGGACGTGTCGATCCACGACAACGGTGCCTACACCGGTGAGATCTCCGCTGCGATGCTGTCCAAGTTGGGCTGCAGCTACGTGGTCATGGGCCACTCGGAGCGCCGCGAGTACCACAACGAGTCCGACGAATTGGTGGGAGCCAAGGCCCGCAAGGTTCTGGACGCGGGAATGACGCCGATCCTGTGCTGCGGTGAGGCTCTGGAGATCCGCAAGGCCGGCACCCACGTCGACTTCGTCCTGGGTCAGATCCGCGCCGCCCTGGCGGGTTGGTCCGGCCAGGACGTCGCGAAGATCGTCATCGCCTACGAACCCATCTGGGCGATCGGAACCGGCGAGACGGCGACGGC
This genomic interval carries:
- the tpiA gene encoding triose-phosphate isomerase — its product is MTRTPLMAGNWKMNLDHLEANHLVQGLAMELRDNDHDFAKCEVLVIPPFTDIRTVQTIVDADELAIEYGAQDVSIHDNGAYTGEISAAMLSKLGCSYVVMGHSERREYHNESDELVGAKARKVLDAGMTPILCCGEALEIRKAGTHVDFVLGQIRAALAGWSGQDVAKIVIAYEPIWAIGTGETATAADAQEVCGAIRAALAEDFGADTAEATRVLYGGSAKPDNIKELMAQADIDGALIGGASLKAESFAAMCRFYA
- the pgk gene encoding phosphoglycerate kinase, producing MKTIESLGDLRGKRVLVRSDFNVPLKDGVITDDGRIRAALPTLKTLLAAGAKVVVMAHLGRPKGEVNPDFSLAPVAKRLGELVEAPVTLAEDVTGPSAKAVVEALGEGEIALLENVRFDARETSKVDEERAALAAEFAALGDAFVSDGFGVVHRKQASVYDIAKLVPAAAGLLVLKEIESLRKATENPERPYGVVLGGSKVSDKLGVIANLLTKADMLFIGGGMVYTFLAAKGYSVGTSLLEQDQIETVKGYIAEAAERGVDLVLPTDIVVAPTFAADAPATVVSADAIPDDQMGLDIGPASRELFASKIAACKTVAWNGPMGVFEFPTFAEGTKAVAKALSEGGMFSVIGGGDSAAAVRLLGFDEATFSHISTGGGASLELLEGKVLPGIAVLED